The following are encoded together in the Osmia lignaria lignaria isolate PbOS001 chromosome 6, iyOsmLign1, whole genome shotgun sequence genome:
- the LOC117607772 gene encoding rho GTPase-activating protein 44 isoform X4 — MKKQFFRVKQLADQTFSRAGKTEVLTDDLQAADKHVEQIRIALIGLNKRFGNIPNQTITQDSTVKEKRLKKCPEYILGQTMLENAPEDGLMSFTLQECGRAQTCLANEIIEHEAKVEQYVAIPLQHILDTAVPNILKHKKNLARLILDMDSMRTRYQQASKHSASTGATKIDSLREELEGAEAKVEQCRDHLAAEMFKLMSRETELANTIIQYVKLQRAYHESALHCLEELIPGLESYINDNEMKPVYGYPLEEHLRVTNRKIALPIQLCVSALLRLGMEEEGLFRIAGASSKSRRIKLSLDACCLTLPTALEYKDPHVIAGALKSYLRELPEPLLTHKLYSEWMAAAKITNNEARLRALWDVLHKLPPANLENLRFLIKFLAVLTKNQDVNKMSPQNIAIVIAPNLIWSPQEDVNTMVMNMSTANNSSLIVDQLITYADWFFPGEVDFDRDLELGIMNGSENQTTNMRRCISNSSLSDHGESPPQGSPKPAVRRKNKPAPTPPNNTTPDKHDKKPDDKPPPTPDKPPRPLTCKVQKPEPLIIENNAEKQDGNPETETKQQNIEMNAMDSPLLTCSEHINEIQNEIRSVDTETEKNNQETEKLSTADSAPSNKSFVEVENLETSTHGIKIPPEKPHPSTLERRRPVAAPRSINNIVHNTEIIELRKKPESNSMSGSAPDRSSKPAIPERPVGLIRPSSLIKPPRHSNENLDTETGLLPMDSTNISAWILHFEIQ, encoded by the exons ATGAAGAAACAATTCTTTAGAGTCAAACAGCTCGCTGATCAAACCTTTTCCAG AGCTGGTAAAACAGAAGTCCTCACAGACGATTTACAAGCTGCAGACAAACATGTAGAACAAATTAGAATAGCCCTGATTGGATTAAACAAAAGATTTGGTAACATACCGAATCAAACAATAACTCAAGATTCTACAGTTAAAGAAAAGCGACTG AAAAAATGTCCGGAATACATATTAGGACAAACAATGTTGGAAAATGCTCCAGAAGATGGTCTCATGAGTTTCACACTTCAGGAGTGTGGCCGTGCTCAGACATGTTTAgcaaatgaaataattgaacaTGAAGCAAAAGTTGAACAGTATGTTGCAATACCTCTGCAACATATCTTAGACACAGCTGTACCAAATATATTAAAACATAAGAAAAATTTAGCTCGATTAATCTTAGACATGGACAGTATGAGAACCAGATACCAACAGGCCAGCAAACATAGTGCca GTACTGGCGCGACAAAAATAGATAGTCTAAGAGAAGAATTGGAGGGAGCTGAAGCTAAGGTTGAACAATGCAGGGATCATTTGGCTGCTGAAATGTTTAAGCTCATGTCGCGAGAAACCGAATTAGCAAATACTATCATTCAGTATGTGAAACTTCAAAGAGCTTATCATGAAAGTGCACTGCATTGTCTTGAGGAGCTTATTCCTGGGTTAGAAAGTTACATTA ATGATAATGAAATGAAACCAGTTTATGGTTACCCACTTGAAGAACACCTCAGAGTAACTAATAGAAAAATAGCGCTACCTATTCAATTATGCGTGTCTGCATTATTGCGATTAGGTATGGAGGAAGAGGGTCTTTTTAGAATAGCTGGTGCTTCATCAAAATCGCGACGTATTAAGTTAAGTCTGGATGCCTGTTGTCTTACGCTACCAACTGCATTGGAGTATAAGGATCCTCATGTGATTGCTGGTGCACTAAAATCTTACCTACGAGAACTTCCTGAACCCCTTTTAACTCACAA gtTATATTCTGAATGGATGGCAGCTgcaaaaataacaaataatgaAGCAAGATTGAGAGCTCTCTGGGATGTATTGCATAAATTACCCCCAGCAAATCTAGAAAATTTAAGGTTCCTAATAAAATTTTTGGCTGTACTTACTAAAAACCAAGATGTAAACAAAATGTCCCCACAAAATATTGCGATTGTTATTGCACCTAATTTAATTTGGAGCCCGCAGGAGGATGTGAATACAATGGT AATGAATATGAGTACAGCTAATAATTCTAGTCTTATAGTTGATCAATTGATTACATATGCGGATTGGTTTTTTCCTGGGGAAGTTGATTTTGACCGAGACTTGGAACTTGGTATTATGAATGGTTCAGAAAATCAAACCACAAATATGCGTCGTTGCATTTCTAATAGTAGTCTTAGCGATCATGGCGAAAGCCCTCCTCAGGGTAGTCCCAAGCCAGCAGTTCGTAGAAAAAATAAACCAGCTCCAACTCCACCGAATAACACCACACCAGATAAGCATGATAAAAAACCTGATGACAAACCACCACCTACACCTGATAAACCACCCAGACCTTTAACGTGTAAGGTCCAAAAACCAGAACCATTAATCATAGAAAATAATGCAGAGAAACAAGATGGAAATCCAGAAACTGAAACCAAACAGcaaaatattgaaatgaatGCTATGGATTCTCCATTACTTACTTGCTCAGAACAtattaatgaaatacaaaatgaaatacGTTCTGTGGATAcagaaacagagaaaaataaTCAAGAAACCGAAAAGTTAAGTACCGCAGACAGTGCACCAAGTAACAAATCATTTGTGGAAGTTGAGAATTTAGAAACTTCTACACATGGAATAAAAATACCACCAGAAAAACCTCATCCTTCTACTTTGGAAAGACGAAGGCCAGTGGCTGCGCCAAGGAGTATAAACAACATAGTACATAACAcag aaataatagagTTGCGTAAAAAGCCAGAGAGTAATTCCATGTCTGGGAGCGCGCCAGACAGAAGCAGTAAACCAGCAATTCCAGAACGACCCGTTGGATTAATCCGTCCATCGAGTCTAATCAAACCACCACGTCACAGTAACGAAAACTTAGACACTGAAACAGGG TTACTGCCAATGGATTCAACAAATATCTCTGCCTGGATATTGCATTTTGAAATACAATAA